The following are from one region of the Paenibacillus sp. KS-LC4 genome:
- the recR gene encoding recombination mediator RecR, producing MHYPEPIAKLIDSFTRLPGIGPKTAARLAFYVLRMKEDDVIDFAKALVSVKRNLTYCSVCCNITDTDPCRICQDKLRDNSVICVVQESKDLVAMERTKEFMGHYHVLQGAISPMEGIGPDQIKIAELLRRLSDERVQELILATNPNVEGEATAMYISRLVKPFGIRVTRIAHGLPVGGDLEYADEVTLSKALEGRRELG from the coding sequence TTGCATTATCCCGAACCGATAGCGAAGTTGATTGACAGTTTCACCAGGTTGCCGGGTATTGGACCGAAAACAGCTGCGAGACTGGCTTTTTATGTGCTGCGCATGAAGGAGGATGACGTCATTGATTTTGCAAAAGCGCTCGTAAGCGTGAAACGCAATCTGACCTATTGCTCCGTCTGCTGCAACATAACCGATACAGACCCATGCCGGATTTGCCAGGATAAGCTCAGGGACAACTCCGTCATTTGCGTCGTACAGGAATCGAAGGATTTAGTGGCGATGGAACGGACGAAGGAGTTCATGGGGCATTATCATGTGCTGCAAGGGGCGATCTCTCCTATGGAGGGAATTGGACCAGACCAGATCAAAATTGCCGAGCTGCTGCGCCGTCTCAGTGATGAGCGAGTGCAGGAACTTATTCTGGCGACTAATCCGAATGTCGAAGGAGAGGCGACCGCGATGTATATATCGCGGCTTGTGAAGCCTTTTGGCATACGGGTCACGCGAATTGCCCATGGCTTGCCAGTTGGTGGCGATTTGGAATATGCCGATGAAGTTACGTTGTCCAAAGCATTGGAAGGCCGCAGAGAGCTGGGCTAA
- a CDS encoding YbaB/EbfC family nucleoid-associated protein, protein MNNMNQMMKQVKKMQEQMMKAQEELVHKTVEGTAGGGVVNVTVNGHKKVLDITIKPEAVDPEDVEMLQDLIITAVNDALSKVDDVANQDMGKFTGGMKIPGLF, encoded by the coding sequence ATGAACAATATGAATCAAATGATGAAGCAAGTGAAGAAGATGCAAGAGCAAATGATGAAGGCGCAGGAAGAGCTAGTCCACAAAACCGTTGAAGGAACAGCAGGAGGCGGCGTAGTTAACGTTACCGTAAACGGCCACAAAAAAGTTCTCGATATTACAATCAAACCGGAAGCGGTAGATCCGGAAGATGTAGAAATGCTGCAGGACCTGATTATTACAGCTGTAAACGATGCCCTCTCAAAAGTGGATGATGTTGCAAACCAGGACATGGGTAAATTTACAGGTGGCATGAAAATCCCAGGCTTGTTCTAG
- a CDS encoding DUF2508 family protein produces the protein MKQLNKWRSGNMTEEKKAVNGVQGEMDALQWTDQLRQEIYEAHMEWENANRFFDYALGKDQIDYAIYAIITAEKRYDSLLRTAKRACKSWSEWRAVQ, from the coding sequence ATGAAACAGCTCAATAAATGGAGAAGCGGTAATATGACGGAGGAGAAAAAGGCGGTTAATGGTGTGCAGGGGGAGATGGATGCCTTGCAGTGGACTGATCAACTGCGCCAGGAAATTTATGAGGCACATATGGAATGGGAAAATGCAAACCGCTTTTTCGACTATGCTTTGGGAAAAGACCAGATTGATTATGCGATATATGCCATTATTACGGCTGAAAAGCGTTATGACTCTTTGCTTCGCACCGCCAAAAGAGCTTGCAAAAGCTGGTCTGAATGGAGGGCGGTCCAATGA
- a CDS encoding pro-sigmaK processing inhibitor BofA family protein, protein MMNSLLVVVLVFSSVALLAIIVRHRLSWSWAKSFTLHLVSACAVLYLLNYSGLISDIKIPINPATISTVVVLGIPGIALIVGLQHMLV, encoded by the coding sequence ATGATGAATAGCCTGTTAGTTGTTGTTCTGGTTTTCTCATCGGTTGCGCTGCTTGCCATAATCGTTCGACATCGTCTTTCATGGTCATGGGCCAAAAGCTTCACCTTGCATCTAGTCAGTGCCTGTGCCGTTCTTTATTTGTTGAATTACTCCGGTCTTATTTCTGATATTAAAATCCCCATTAATCCGGCAACGATATCAACAGTCGTCGTACTCGGTATTCCGGGTATAGCGCTTATTGTAGGTTTGCAGCACATGCTGGTTTAA
- a CDS encoding radical SAM protein: MNLVYADEQGNVFDHPHYIALGRSGDMIVEMMEDELIPLPEGATLVSLPFTKAVGLNPDTGEMQLLPGNKQAVGALLPQGFTRLALPGYVKADKNEKLPLFGYTAVVWKNNGFYVAAEQCDDPERWDPLNCDRDEVRQQVERMTSKYPENRLYKHLSNCALGYECLTSSNTFLQRWEGAVPVSYSCNAGCFGCISEQPDDSGFVAPQTRMNFKPTVDEVTEIMLEHLRHEDSIISFGQGCEGEPSTQVRIIVEAMRRVRSQTSLGYININTNAGLTDHIRAIVDAGLNLMRVSTISALDDHYNAYYKPRGYTLANVEKSLKYATDKGVYTSINYLIFPGVTDREEEMEAMIGFVKRTGLKLIQMRNLNIDPEAYLSLIPPPQGEIYGMKQMLEIFRDELPDVVIGSFTHVPPASIIQS; this comes from the coding sequence ATGAATCTTGTATATGCTGATGAACAGGGAAATGTCTTTGATCATCCTCACTATATAGCATTAGGCCGCAGCGGCGATATGATTGTCGAAATGATGGAGGACGAGCTCATTCCTTTGCCTGAAGGGGCTACGCTTGTAAGCCTGCCATTTACGAAGGCAGTCGGACTGAACCCGGATACGGGTGAAATGCAGCTTCTTCCAGGCAATAAGCAGGCAGTTGGCGCTCTTTTGCCGCAAGGCTTTACGCGGCTAGCCCTGCCAGGCTATGTCAAAGCGGACAAAAATGAAAAGCTGCCTTTATTCGGTTACACGGCAGTCGTATGGAAAAACAATGGCTTTTACGTTGCTGCTGAGCAATGCGATGATCCAGAACGCTGGGATCCGCTGAATTGCGACCGCGATGAGGTTAGGCAGCAGGTTGAACGCATGACGTCAAAATATCCGGAAAATCGTCTATATAAGCATTTGTCAAACTGTGCACTCGGTTATGAATGCTTGACGTCTTCTAATACGTTCCTGCAACGCTGGGAAGGCGCAGTTCCGGTTTCGTATTCGTGTAATGCAGGATGCTTCGGATGTATTTCTGAGCAGCCGGATGACAGCGGCTTTGTTGCGCCGCAAACACGGATGAACTTCAAGCCGACAGTAGACGAAGTGACTGAGATTATGCTGGAGCATCTTCGCCATGAAGACTCTATCATTAGCTTCGGGCAAGGCTGCGAAGGGGAGCCCTCTACGCAGGTTCGGATTATTGTTGAAGCAATGCGCCGGGTGAGAAGCCAGACATCACTTGGCTACATTAATATTAATACGAACGCTGGGCTCACAGATCACATTCGCGCAATCGTCGATGCGGGCCTCAATCTGATGCGTGTCAGCACCATCAGTGCTCTTGATGACCATTACAATGCTTATTACAAGCCGCGCGGCTATACGCTGGCCAATGTAGAGAAGTCGCTGAAATATGCGACGGACAAGGGCGTGTATACGTCGATTAACTATTTGATTTTCCCTGGTGTGACGGATCGTGAGGAAGAGATGGAGGCAATGATTGGCTTTGTTAAGCGGACGGGCCTCAAGCTCATCCAAATGCGAAACCTGAACATTGACCCAGAAGCCTATTTATCGCTGATCCCGCCGCCGCAAGGTGAAATTTATGGGATGAAGCAGATGCTGGAAATTTTCCGCGACGAGCTTCCAGATGTTGTAATTGGCTCTTTCACGCATGTTCCGCCTGCGAGCATAATTCAATCTTAA
- the dnaX gene encoding DNA polymerase III subunit gamma/tau, whose amino-acid sequence MTHIALYRAWRPQTFRDMVGQQHIVQTLQNAIKEDRVSHAYLFNGPRGTGKTTTAKVLAKAVNCEAGPAVEPCNECDACRGITAGHIMDVVEIDAASNRGIDEIRDIRDKVRYAPSEVRYKVYIIDEVHMLTSEAFNALLKTLEEPPAHVIFILATTEPHKLPATIISRCQRFDFRQVSLAEQSERLHEICKEEGISAEDDAIAYIARLSEGGMRDAISLLEQVAAFGGGSITLDGAVDVTGGMAADQFYELAEAVRDRDVGAVMPLVESLTQAGKSADKCMENLIYYFRDLLVLKLAPQGGAATERVVDADRFRAMADAFTSERLFRMIDTLNSYQSEMKHAAQSQTLFEVALMKICTIGDSRESASVGDATQPSGGAASSSAEVGRLRQQVEQLERKLEQLLQSGVPAAGGGASASGAASRAGANGNRPAFNNRSGGSSSVSVRSPVKLGPYLSAAGSSETGQVRMKWSELLQRVKETKITVHAWLVDGEPVSVADGTVLVAFKNTMHRETTEKPTHKEIIERVLQSVFGQPLQLATVMIKEWQSATDSGSETPDEAFELQSDMPDAAPAQPKWVEEAVKLFGEELVVVKEDF is encoded by the coding sequence GTGACTCATATTGCCTTGTACCGTGCCTGGCGTCCCCAGACGTTTCGGGACATGGTGGGACAACAGCATATTGTGCAGACGCTGCAAAATGCGATAAAAGAGGATCGCGTGTCGCATGCCTATTTGTTCAACGGTCCCCGTGGGACGGGGAAGACGACGACAGCTAAGGTATTGGCGAAAGCAGTCAATTGTGAAGCTGGCCCGGCAGTGGAGCCCTGCAATGAATGCGACGCATGCCGTGGTATTACAGCTGGTCATATTATGGATGTCGTGGAAATTGATGCTGCCTCCAATCGGGGTATTGACGAAATTCGCGATATACGGGATAAGGTGCGCTACGCCCCGTCTGAAGTGCGATATAAAGTGTACATTATTGATGAGGTGCACATGCTTACTTCAGAGGCGTTCAATGCTTTGCTCAAAACATTGGAAGAGCCGCCTGCACATGTTATCTTTATATTAGCAACAACGGAGCCGCACAAGCTTCCTGCAACGATTATTTCCCGCTGCCAGCGTTTTGATTTTCGGCAGGTGTCGCTTGCCGAGCAGTCGGAGCGGTTGCATGAGATTTGTAAGGAAGAAGGCATTAGCGCCGAAGATGATGCAATTGCTTATATTGCAAGGTTGTCAGAAGGCGGCATGCGTGACGCTATCAGCTTGCTGGAGCAGGTAGCGGCTTTCGGAGGCGGGAGCATTACGCTGGATGGTGCTGTTGATGTGACGGGCGGTATGGCGGCCGACCAGTTCTACGAGCTTGCGGAAGCGGTTCGCGATCGTGATGTTGGCGCTGTGATGCCGCTTGTCGAAAGCTTGACGCAAGCGGGCAAGAGTGCGGATAAGTGCATGGAGAACCTTATTTATTATTTTAGGGATTTGCTTGTGCTTAAGCTTGCTCCACAAGGCGGAGCAGCAACGGAACGCGTCGTTGACGCGGATCGTTTTCGAGCAATGGCGGATGCTTTTACGTCGGAGCGCCTGTTTCGCATGATTGATACGCTGAATAGCTATCAATCCGAAATGAAACATGCGGCTCAGTCGCAGACGCTCTTCGAAGTCGCGCTGATGAAAATTTGCACTATCGGCGATAGCCGCGAAAGCGCGTCTGTAGGGGATGCTACCCAGCCATCTGGCGGAGCAGCTAGTTCTTCCGCAGAGGTGGGCCGTCTGCGCCAGCAGGTGGAGCAGCTCGAGCGCAAGCTGGAGCAGCTATTGCAAAGTGGCGTTCCTGCTGCTGGTGGAGGTGCATCAGCCAGCGGTGCAGCATCCCGGGCCGGGGCAAATGGCAATCGTCCTGCCTTTAATAACCGCAGTGGCGGCTCCAGCTCCGTTTCTGTCCGCTCGCCAGTTAAGCTGGGGCCATATTTATCCGCTGCTGGCAGCAGTGAAACAGGGCAAGTTCGGATGAAGTGGAGCGAGCTGCTGCAGCGGGTGAAGGAAACCAAAATTACTGTCCATGCGTGGTTGGTGGATGGTGAGCCGGTATCGGTGGCGGACGGCACCGTGTTGGTTGCATTTAAAAACACGATGCACCGGGAAACAACGGAGAAACCGACGCATAAAGAAATTATTGAGCGGGTTTTGCAAAGCGTGTTCGGGCAACCGCTTCAGCTTGCGACGGTTATGATTAAAGAATGGCAGTCTGCAACAGATAGTGGCTCAGAAACTCCGGACGAAGCGTTTGAGCTGCAATCGGATATGCCTGACGCAGCGCCAGCCCAGCCAAAATGGGTAGAGGAAGCGGTAAAGCTGTTTGGTGAAGAGCTTGTCGTCGTGAAAGAGGATTTTTAA
- the rpmE gene encoding 50S ribosomal protein L31, whose amino-acid sequence MKQAIHPTYHITTATCACGNTFETGSIKPNLRVEICSQCHPFYTGKQKFLDVGGRVDRFKKKYGI is encoded by the coding sequence ATGAAACAAGCTATTCATCCGACATACCATATCACTACAGCAACTTGCGCTTGTGGTAACACTTTCGAGACTGGTTCCATTAAACCGAACCTTCGTGTAGAGATTTGTTCCCAATGCCACCCATTCTATACGGGTAAGCAGAAGTTCCTGGATGTGGGCGGCCGCGTCGATCGTTTCAAAAAGAAATACGGCATCTAA